In Blautia sp. SC05B48, a single genomic region encodes these proteins:
- a CDS encoding carbohydrate ABC transporter permease gives MDGKTKKITKKILLYVLLIILALIWIVPIFTLVATALKHKKDFMSGLSLFQLPAEIAWDNFTNAITKGNLFTYMKNDLIISCLKVPLGIFVGAMASFALTRLNIKHRIGIFVFFLIGMMLPMQTALVPINIIYSKLNLLNTYFGLFYVYIGFGISYCILIMRGFMLGIPKDIDEAACIDGCNKWQLFYKIILPIAKPAIATLFITDFLSTWNEYLLASVIINDNAMKTVPVGIMTFVGEHGTDYGYLCAGVLVSVIPVMVVYLIFQRYFVEGMAGAVKS, from the coding sequence ATGGACGGAAAAACAAAAAAAATCACAAAAAAAATATTGCTGTACGTACTTCTGATAATTTTGGCACTGATCTGGATCGTTCCGATCTTTACATTGGTCGCAACAGCATTGAAACACAAAAAGGATTTTATGAGCGGACTGAGTCTGTTCCAGCTTCCTGCTGAAATTGCCTGGGATAACTTTACCAATGCCATTACAAAGGGAAATCTTTTTACTTATATGAAGAATGATCTGATCATTTCCTGCCTGAAGGTACCGCTTGGTATTTTTGTAGGTGCTATGGCTTCCTTTGCACTGACAAGACTGAATATCAAGCACCGTATAGGTATCTTCGTATTCTTCCTTATTGGTATGATGCTTCCGATGCAGACAGCACTGGTACCGATCAACATCATCTACAGCAAATTGAATCTTCTGAATACATATTTCGGATTATTCTATGTATATATCGGATTTGGTATTTCCTACTGTATCCTGATCATGCGAGGTTTCATGTTGGGAATTCCGAAAGATATTGATGAGGCTGCATGTATTGACGGATGTAATAAATGGCAGCTTTTTTACAAGATCATCCTGCCGATCGCAAAACCGGCGATCGCAACACTGTTTATCACAGATTTCCTTTCCACATGGAATGAGTATCTTCTGGCCAGCGTTATCATCAACGACAATGCCATGAAGACAGTACCGGTTGGTATTATGACATTCGTAGGTGAGCACGGAACAGACTATGGTTATCTGTGTGCAGGTGTACTTGTTTCCGTTATTCCGGTTATGGTGGTATATCTGATCTTCCAGAGATATTTCGTGGAAGGTATGGCCGGAGCAGTTAAATCATGA
- a CDS encoding carbohydrate ABC transporter permease — protein sequence MKKKRKVDFGAYAFLIPAAVIYLSVIVVPVFYSLFISMFKWNGVAEKEFVGLSNYVNLFTNDATFMIALKNNLVWIVLTIVLLMTVSLGFAVILNKQFRGRTVFRAFFYFPCVIAPIAVAIIWRWIYNPNIGFINQFFKVLGINFKQTWISDPKVSLYAIFAAALWQGIGQPMILFLAGLQAVSPDVLEAATIDGAGPVRKFFSVTVPLMKETFVMVLATLIVAAMKVFDIVQGLTGGGPNNSTQVLATYMYSQTFQYNNVGMGTAVACVMVVMMLVVIIPYVSFTAKEK from the coding sequence ATGAAGAAAAAAAGAAAAGTTGATTTTGGGGCATATGCGTTTCTGATACCGGCAGCAGTGATCTACCTTTCCGTAATTGTGGTACCGGTATTTTACTCACTGTTTATCAGTATGTTTAAATGGAACGGTGTTGCTGAGAAGGAGTTTGTAGGTCTGTCAAACTATGTTAATCTTTTTACAAATGATGCAACATTTATGATCGCGTTGAAGAATAACCTGGTCTGGATCGTACTTACGATTGTACTTCTGATGACGGTTTCTCTTGGCTTTGCGGTCATTCTTAACAAACAGTTCCGCGGACGTACCGTGTTCCGTGCATTTTTCTATTTTCCCTGCGTTATCGCACCAATCGCGGTAGCGATCATCTGGAGATGGATCTACAATCCGAACATCGGATTTATCAATCAGTTTTTCAAGGTACTTGGGATTAATTTCAAACAGACCTGGATCTCTGATCCGAAGGTGAGCCTGTATGCAATCTTTGCGGCAGCACTGTGGCAGGGGATCGGCCAGCCGATGATCCTTTTCCTGGCAGGTCTTCAGGCAGTATCCCCGGATGTCCTTGAGGCAGCAACCATTGATGGTGCAGGTCCGGTCCGTAAATTCTTCAGTGTTACCGTACCGCTTATGAAAGAAACATTCGTTATGGTTCTTGCAACACTGATCGTAGCAGCTATGAAGGTTTTCGATATTGTACAGGGTCTTACAGGAGGCGGTCCAAACAACTCTACACAGGTTCTGGCAACCTATATGTATTCTCAGACATTCCAGTATAACAATGTAGGTATGGGAACTGCAGTTGCCTGTGTCATGGTAGTCATGATGCTTGTGGTGATCATTCCGTATGTTTCCTTCACGGCAAAAGAAAAGTAG
- a CDS encoding ABC transporter substrate-binding protein, whose amino-acid sequence MNFKKVMAAVLAGTMVFGMASSVSAATEVSFWTLSTRQNAVEPIVEAFNEANPDIKVTASFYDTDGIKDACKVAASSDTLPSMWFNWGGSLGSFYEENGKTYDLTQYAKDNGWNDKFTESSLNLCTFENKLSGYPTSYNALGVYYNKQIFEDNGIEVPTTFEDFEAALKTLKDNGVTPMDTAGLNGWHVMRWFELLVEHYAGAELHDKLNTFEESWNCDAVVQAFEKYKEWVDAGYFPDGFLTLDPNDTIMAMGTGECAMDLQGQWYDGQFIQNDLDPNNYGVFAFPSGDDNRMSAFAEMTQFNANLSDEELDACVKFMDYYQSDENVAEYGEYYNVPLPVQGAEAPAEQVNVNGMLETSNENGTFTITDQAFPTEVADVLFNAQDAVANGEMTPEDAAANIQKAIEEYQAK is encoded by the coding sequence ATGAATTTTAAAAAGGTAATGGCAGCAGTACTTGCAGGAACAATGGTATTCGGAATGGCTTCTTCTGTAAGTGCAGCAACAGAGGTTTCATTCTGGACACTGAGCACAAGACAGAATGCGGTTGAGCCGATCGTAGAGGCATTCAACGAAGCAAACCCGGATATTAAAGTAACAGCTTCTTTCTATGACACAGATGGAATCAAGGATGCCTGCAAAGTAGCAGCTTCTTCAGATACACTTCCAAGTATGTGGTTTAACTGGGGCGGCAGTCTTGGAAGCTTCTATGAGGAGAATGGAAAGACATATGATCTTACACAGTATGCGAAAGATAACGGATGGAACGACAAATTTACAGAATCTTCTTTAAATCTCTGTACATTTGAAAACAAGCTTTCCGGATATCCGACAAGCTACAATGCACTTGGTGTTTACTATAATAAACAGATCTTTGAAGATAACGGAATCGAAGTTCCTACTACATTCGAGGATTTCGAAGCAGCTCTTAAGACTCTGAAAGATAACGGAGTTACACCAATGGATACAGCCGGACTTAACGGATGGCATGTAATGAGATGGTTTGAGCTTCTTGTTGAGCACTATGCAGGTGCTGAGCTTCATGACAAGCTGAACACATTTGAGGAGAGCTGGAACTGCGATGCAGTAGTACAGGCTTTTGAGAAATATAAAGAGTGGGTTGACGCAGGATACTTCCCGGATGGTTTCCTTACACTTGATCCGAACGATACCATCATGGCAATGGGTACAGGAGAGTGTGCAATGGATCTCCAGGGACAGTGGTATGACGGACAGTTCATCCAGAATGATCTTGATCCTAACAATTATGGTGTATTTGCATTCCCGTCAGGTGATGACAACCGTATGTCTGCTTTCGCAGAGATGACACAGTTCAATGCTAATCTTTCTGATGAAGAACTTGATGCATGCGTGAAGTTCATGGATTACTATCAGAGTGATGAGAATGTTGCAGAGTATGGTGAGTACTATAACGTACCGCTTCCTGTACAGGGCGCTGAAGCTCCGGCTGAGCAGGTCAACGTAAACGGTATGCTTGAAACATCTAATGAGAACGGTACATTCACGATCACTGACCAGGCATTCCCGACAGAGGTTGCAGATGTTCTCTTTAATGCACAGGATGCAGTTGCAAACGGCGAGATGACACCGGAAGATGCAGCAGCTAATATCCAGAAGGCAATTGAAGAATATCAGGCTAAATAA
- a CDS encoding recombinase family protein, translating into MNAGYVRLSRDDDKKNYVSIENQKLIISQYANDHGVKIDRWYEDDGISGYIFDRPGFQQMMADLDQEIDTVYVKDFSRLGRHNAKVLLLLDEFQERGKHLIVIDDNYDSMDSSDDTIGIKTWFNERYVKDTSKKIKRAIGARQKEGTLITRPPFGYRRNTEDKTILEIVPKEAEYIRKIYDLYLSGSGYRKIATYLTEHNAPTPSMIQREREIEEGRLSKRQVASKWSDAMIKEILDNDFYIGTFRLKKRARNTVHGKDKRVPKEEQCIFENHHPAIIDKATFSLVQELKEKRNRTNYRGSRGQWLGSEIPNPFGSCLYCKDCGSRLTPIKRQTSSRERKYYICTTYNTKGRRYCSKAHLIEEDDLMEDVLTYIKLCRNALSEVIATYDLKDFEAEKKTVEEKRQELHREIGDRKNQLKVLLTQKVKDLAVANGNENLINETYDSMQNDLFAQIHGLEMQLKELDEAAIETPDVKDKLRNALDVVDKIIAGGTLDRRDIELLIEKIVVDEDGMPEITLKYGLSNLIHYSPSDEMNRRENTIIAIVMKLIAEDERGYTSAKYLSEHITDLGFKKTKQSILPYIELAKNLGILEPTENSLKPYKIVKSKEEITVLVKDYLPDTSDISAETTAKQLSDKYLHCNTGDRWNAGNGI; encoded by the coding sequence ATGAATGCAGGATATGTCCGTCTCTCCCGAGATGATGATAAGAAAAATTACGTTTCCATAGAAAATCAGAAGCTGATCATCAGTCAATATGCCAATGATCATGGCGTAAAAATTGACCGCTGGTATGAAGACGATGGAATTTCCGGCTATATTTTTGACAGACCTGGATTTCAGCAGATGATGGCAGATCTGGATCAAGAGATTGATACCGTATACGTCAAAGACTTCTCCCGTCTTGGCAGACATAATGCAAAGGTTCTTCTGCTTCTGGATGAGTTCCAGGAGCGTGGCAAACACTTGATTGTCATTGATGACAACTATGATTCCATGGATTCCAGTGATGACACCATTGGTATAAAAACATGGTTTAATGAAAGGTATGTGAAAGACACCAGTAAAAAGATCAAACGTGCCATCGGAGCCCGGCAAAAAGAAGGAACTTTGATCACCAGACCCCCGTTTGGGTACCGTCGCAATACAGAAGATAAAACGATTTTGGAGATTGTGCCAAAAGAAGCGGAATATATCAGGAAGATTTATGATTTATACCTTTCCGGTTCCGGTTATCGAAAAATCGCTACGTATCTGACAGAGCACAACGCACCGACTCCGTCTATGATACAGCGGGAACGTGAAATCGAAGAAGGAAGATTATCCAAAAGACAGGTGGCTTCCAAATGGTCGGATGCCATGATAAAAGAAATCCTGGACAATGATTTTTATATTGGAACGTTTCGGTTGAAAAAGCGTGCAAGGAATACCGTTCATGGAAAGGACAAACGTGTCCCAAAGGAAGAACAGTGTATTTTCGAGAATCATCACCCGGCGATTATTGACAAAGCTACCTTTTCACTGGTGCAGGAATTAAAAGAAAAACGTAACCGCACGAATTATCGTGGAAGCCGTGGACAGTGGCTTGGTTCAGAGATTCCCAATCCTTTCGGAAGCTGTCTGTATTGTAAGGACTGTGGCAGCCGTCTTACACCGATCAAGCGTCAGACATCCAGCAGGGAACGAAAATATTATATCTGTACGACATATAACACCAAAGGCAGGCGTTATTGCTCCAAGGCTCATCTGATCGAAGAAGATGATTTAATGGAAGATGTTCTGACTTATATCAAACTATGCAGAAATGCTCTCAGTGAAGTCATTGCTACCTATGATTTGAAAGATTTTGAAGCAGAAAAAAAAACAGTCGAAGAAAAACGACAGGAACTACATAGAGAAATCGGTGACCGAAAGAATCAGCTGAAAGTTTTACTTACACAGAAAGTAAAAGATCTGGCAGTTGCTAACGGAAATGAAAATTTGATCAATGAGACTTACGATTCCATGCAGAATGATTTGTTTGCTCAGATTCATGGTCTGGAAATGCAGTTAAAGGAACTGGATGAAGCAGCAATCGAAACGCCGGATGTAAAAGATAAATTACGGAATGCTCTTGATGTAGTAGATAAGATCATTGCCGGGGGAACGCTTGACCGCAGAGATATTGAACTTCTCATAGAAAAAATTGTGGTGGATGAGGACGGAATGCCGGAAATTACTTTAAAGTATGGACTATCCAATCTGATTCATTATAGTCCTTCCGATGAAATGAACCGCAGAGAAAATACGATAATTGCTATCGTAATGAAGCTGATCGCTGAGGATGAGCGTGGCTACACATCTGCCAAGTATCTGTCTGAGCACATCACAGATCTTGGATTCAAAAAGACAAAGCAGAGTATTCTGCCCTATATTGAGCTGGCGAAAAATCTTGGAATTCTGGAACCCACAGAAAACTCGCTGAAGCCGTATAAAATCGTAAAATCAAAAGAAGAAATTACGGTGCTTGTCAAAGACTATCTGCCGGATACGTCAGATATCTCAGCAGAAACCACCGCAAAACAACTATCGGATAAATATTTACATTGTAATACAGGCGACAGGTGGAATGCCGGAAATGGTATTTGA
- a CDS encoding GyrI-like domain-containing protein encodes MAFDFKKEYKEFYMPKKKPEIVNVPKANYIAVRGKGNPNEEGGAYQQAISVLYAVAYTLKMSYKTDYKIEGFFEYVVPPLEGFWWQDDIEGVDYTNKSAFNWISVIRLPDFISKANFDWAVETATKKKKLDCSSAEYLTIDEGLCVQIMHIGSFDDEPATVALMDTYVEQNGYVNDINKDRLHHEIYMSDARKVAPEKWKTVIRHPIKKA; translated from the coding sequence ATGGCTTTTGATTTTAAGAAAGAATATAAAGAATTTTATATGCCGAAGAAAAAACCAGAGATTGTAAATGTCCCGAAGGCTAATTACATTGCAGTCAGAGGTAAAGGCAATCCAAACGAAGAAGGCGGTGCATATCAACAAGCGATTAGTGTTTTATATGCTGTTGCATACACATTAAAAATGAGTTACAAGACTGATTATAAAATTGAAGGCTTTTTTGAATATGTTGTCCCTCCATTGGAAGGCTTTTGGTGGCAGGATGATATCGAAGGTGTAGATTATACAAATAAATCTGCTTTTAACTGGATTTCTGTCATTCGTCTGCCTGATTTCATTTCTAAAGCCAATTTTGACTGGGCGGTAGAAACAGCAACCAAAAAGAAGAAACTCGATTGTTCATCCGCAGAGTATCTTACGATTGATGAAGGATTATGCGTCCAAATTATGCACATAGGTTCTTTTGATGATGAGCCAGCAACCGTTGCTCTTATGGATACTTATGTAGAACAAAATGGGTATGTGAATGATATTAACAAAGATAGATTGCACCACGAGATTTATATGTCTGATGCAAGAAAGGTTGCCCCGGAAAAATGGAAAACTGTAATTAGACATCCAATCAAGAAAGCGTGA
- a CDS encoding SdpI family protein yields MGFWIFMLIMDLLLPFTMIGFGRYFMKKAPKEINSVFGYRTSMSMKNKDTWEFAHKYCGKVWYVCGMVMLPITVIFMLLVIGKNEDCVGSIGGIICGVQLIPLIGSILPTEIALKKNFDKNGTRR; encoded by the coding sequence ATGGGGTTTTGGATTTTTATGTTGATTATGGATTTGCTTCTTCCATTTACGATGATTGGTTTTGGAAGATATTTTATGAAAAAGGCTCCAAAGGAAATAAATTCAGTATTTGGATATCGGACTTCGATGTCTATGAAGAACAAAGACACATGGGAATTTGCTCATAAATATTGTGGTAAAGTTTGGTATGTCTGTGGAATGGTTATGTTGCCGATAACAGTAATATTCATGCTTTTAGTAATTGGAAAAAATGAAGATTGTGTTGGGAGTATAGGAGGAATTATCTGTGGTGTTCAACTTATTCCTTTAATTGGATCTATTCTCCCAACAGAAATAGCATTAAAAAAGAATTTTGATAAGAATGGAACAAGACGATAA
- a CDS encoding helix-turn-helix domain-containing protein, translating into MSQKQLAEELHVTHSQISHSESGETKNPNISIVIDAARFFHVSTDYLLGITQITTPKSYDISELGLSEEPVKRLITGRIDINILNCLLEHEHFPRLCIMIRNFFDGTIIEGVMARNQVVDFAVDQLTDLMNAEPAKRKEIIKDKQFLNWQKLGLNEADIEKIKNQFVSILRDIKSSMQNKELTSTVATAESIKTIRNALPDKPASDITSDDVANAVAFYMGQTTDLNDTGLTMVQELAKYIFDNSVPEKRSDDHW; encoded by the coding sequence ATGAGCCAAAAACAACTGGCTGAGGAGCTTCATGTGACACACTCACAGATCAGCCATAGCGAAAGTGGTGAAACAAAAAATCCTAATATAAGTATCGTGATAGATGCAGCCAGATTTTTTCATGTTTCCACAGATTATCTGCTTGGAATTACACAGATTACCACACCAAAAAGTTATGATATTTCAGAATTAGGACTTTCTGAAGAACCTGTAAAGAGGTTAATTACCGGAAGAATAGATATAAATATTTTAAACTGCCTGTTAGAACATGAGCACTTTCCACGCCTGTGTATTATGATTCGCAATTTCTTTGATGGTACCATTATCGAGGGAGTCATGGCTCGAAACCAGGTGGTTGATTTTGCAGTAGATCAGTTGACGGATTTAATGAATGCAGAACCGGCAAAACGAAAAGAAATTATAAAAGATAAACAGTTTTTAAATTGGCAGAAATTAGGATTGAATGAAGCAGATATTGAAAAAATCAAGAATCAGTTTGTATCCATATTGCGTGATATAAAATCCAGTATGCAGAACAAAGAACTTACAAGTACTGTTGCTACAGCCGAATCCATAAAGACAATCCGAAATGCATTGCCTGATAAGCCAGCTTCTGATATTACAAGTGATGATGTGGCAAATGCCGTTGCTTTTTATATGGGGCAGACAACAGATCTGAACGATACGGGACTTACAATGGTACAGGAATTGGCAAAATATATTTTTGATAACAGTGTGCCGGAGAAAAGATCAGATGATCATTGGTAG
- a CDS encoding helix-turn-helix domain-containing protein, translated as MNIGSVIKKYRKEAGYTQEEMANRLGVTTPAVNKWENGNSKPDIELLSPIARLLHISLDTLLSFQEKLTDFEIGEFIQKMDKMFSEEGYEKTYQWAVNTIKKYPNCNLLIWQIAVMLDSRRIIGECDNPDKYDEQINAWYEIALNDEEEKIQHHAADSLFGFYLRKKDYAMAEKYLRYFSDYDPVKKVKMGQLYMKQGKTEDAYEKLEDVVFSTYTTLNLTFGTMITQALEEKNHEYAKYLAKKMSILANVFDMGKYHECAAMLNVVVAEKDVKGTFQMAKQLLENVDTMGDFRESKLYQHMKFRDTENPYAKEMKKALLEGFRTEEEFSYMNGYEPWDQFIHE; from the coding sequence ATGAATATTGGTAGTGTGATAAAAAAATACAGAAAAGAAGCCGGATACACCCAGGAAGAGATGGCAAACAGGCTTGGTGTTACAACTCCAGCAGTAAATAAATGGGAAAATGGCAACTCTAAGCCAGACATTGAATTGTTGTCACCTATTGCAAGATTGTTGCATATTTCTCTGGATACCCTGTTGTCTTTTCAAGAAAAATTGACAGATTTTGAAATCGGAGAATTTATTCAGAAGATGGACAAAATGTTTTCAGAGGAAGGTTACGAAAAAACATATCAATGGGCTGTAAATACCATAAAAAAATACCCAAACTGCAACTTGCTTATCTGGCAGATCGCAGTAATGCTCGATTCCCGAAGAATTATTGGTGAATGTGATAATCCAGATAAGTACGATGAACAAATCAATGCCTGGTATGAAATAGCCTTGAATGACGAAGAGGAAAAAATCCAGCACCATGCAGCAGATTCCCTGTTTGGCTTTTATTTAAGGAAAAAGGATTATGCTATGGCAGAAAAATATCTACGTTATTTTTCCGACTATGATCCTGTGAAAAAAGTAAAAATGGGACAATTATATATGAAGCAGGGAAAAACAGAAGATGCATATGAAAAACTTGAAGATGTAGTCTTTTCAACGTATACTACATTAAATCTGACTTTTGGTACCATGATCACCCAAGCTCTTGAAGAAAAGAATCATGAATATGCAAAATATCTGGCAAAAAAAATGAGTATTTTAGCCAATGTATTTGACATGGGAAAATATCATGAATGCGCAGCAATGTTAAATGTTGTTGTTGCCGAAAAAGATGTGAAAGGCACTTTTCAGATGGCAAAGCAACTCTTGGAGAACGTAGATACCATGGGTGATTTTCGAGAATCAAAATTATATCAGCACATGAAATTCCGGGATACTGAAAATCCGTATGCCAAAGAAATGAAGAAGGCATTACTGGAAGGATTCAGAACTGAAGAAGAATTTTCTTACATGAATGGATATGAACCGTGGGATCAATTTATTCATGAATAA
- a CDS encoding Abi family protein, with the protein MSKPFITYTTQIEKLKSEKNLIIVDSDFAVEALQNISYYALIGGYKHPFIDIHTRKYINEARFEDIVSLYEFDEELRGLFFKYLCRVERRMRSSISYHFCKKHGERQEEYLNPNNYNNLSKNKNGIAKLIKMLDTMAKQNRDHDYLVYQRNKYHNIPLWVIMNTLTFGQISKMFEFLPQNIQGTVCQDFGNVKKNEMIKYLKVLTLYRNVCAHNERLFSYRTYIDIPDTLLHKKLNISKNGSKYI; encoded by the coding sequence ATGAGCAAACCATTTATTACATATACTACACAGATTGAAAAACTGAAAAGTGAAAAAAATCTGATTATTGTAGATTCTGATTTCGCGGTAGAAGCTCTGCAAAATATCAGTTATTATGCATTGATTGGTGGATATAAACATCCATTTATTGATATTCATACTCGTAAATATATTAACGAAGCACGTTTTGAAGATATCGTATCTCTTTATGAATTTGATGAAGAACTGCGTGGACTCTTTTTTAAATATTTATGCCGTGTAGAAAGAAGAATGCGTTCGTCCATTTCTTATCATTTCTGTAAAAAGCATGGGGAGCGTCAGGAAGAATATCTCAATCCTAACAATTATAACAATCTTTCAAAAAATAAAAATGGAATCGCAAAATTAATTAAGATGCTTGATACGATGGCGAAACAAAATAGGGATCATGATTATCTTGTTTATCAGCGTAATAAATATCATAATATTCCATTATGGGTGATTATGAATACACTTACTTTTGGTCAGATATCCAAAATGTTTGAATTTTTACCTCAGAATATACAGGGAACAGTTTGCCAGGATTTTGGGAATGTTAAGAAAAATGAAATGATAAAGTATTTGAAGGTATTAACGCTGTACCGAAACGTATGTGCACATAATGAACGCCTGTTTTCTTATCGCACATATATCGACATTCCAGATACATTGTTACATAAAAAATTGAACATTTCTAAAAATGGTTCAAAATACATATAA
- a CDS encoding MalY/PatB family protein: protein MKYDFTSIIDRHGRDSIAVDGLKGDGFSPAPPKEGFDAIPMWVADMNFPTVPTIQQAIIERAGHPAFGYFEAPPEYYKAIIRWQETRHGVTGLKPKHIGYENGVLGGVISTLNCICSRGDNVLVHSPTYIGFTTSLKNNGYEAVHSPLVRDENGIWRMDYADMEKQLREKKIHAAILCNPHNPCGRVWERWELEKAMELYRKHDVYVISDEIWSDLILNGHKHIPSQSVSEDARQRTAAFYAPSKTFNLAGLVGSYHIVYNSWWRDRILKESSLSHYNMMNVLSMHALLGAYQPEGYEWTDELCEVLSGNVNFACDYIDRHFNGVNVSRPEGTYMLFADCTDWCAAHGKTIEDVEKACWDVGVAVQDGRMFFGSCHLRMNLASPRSRIEEAFRRMDRYVFNR from the coding sequence ATGAAATATGACTTCACTTCCATCATTGACCGGCATGGCAGAGATTCCATCGCAGTAGACGGCCTGAAGGGCGATGGTTTCTCTCCTGCCCCGCCGAAAGAAGGCTTCGATGCCATCCCGATGTGGGTAGCAGACATGAACTTCCCTACTGTACCTACCATACAGCAGGCGATCATCGAACGGGCCGGTCACCCGGCCTTCGGTTACTTCGAAGCCCCGCCGGAATATTATAAGGCCATCATCCGCTGGCAGGAAACACGTCACGGTGTCACCGGTCTGAAGCCCAAGCACATTGGCTACGAAAATGGCGTTCTGGGCGGAGTTATCAGTACACTGAACTGCATCTGCTCCCGCGGTGATAACGTCCTGGTTCACAGCCCGACATACATAGGCTTCACAACAAGTCTAAAAAACAACGGCTACGAGGCCGTACATTCTCCGCTGGTAAGGGATGAAAACGGCATATGGAGAATGGATTATGCAGACATGGAGAAACAACTCCGGGAAAAGAAGATCCACGCTGCCATTCTCTGCAATCCGCATAATCCCTGTGGACGCGTGTGGGAGCGTTGGGAGCTGGAAAAAGCCATGGAACTTTACCGAAAACATGATGTCTATGTCATCTCAGACGAGATCTGGTCTGACCTCATCCTGAACGGCCATAAGCATATCCCTAGCCAGTCCGTCAGTGAAGATGCCCGCCAGCGTACAGCGGCCTTCTACGCTCCATCCAAAACCTTTAATCTTGCAGGGCTTGTTGGCAGCTATCACATTGTATACAACAGCTGGTGGCGGGATCGTATTTTGAAAGAGTCCAGTCTGAGCCATTATAATATGATGAATGTTCTGTCCATGCACGCTCTGCTTGGCGCTTATCAGCCTGAGGGCTATGAATGGACCGATGAACTATGCGAAGTACTAAGCGGAAATGTAAACTTTGCCTGTGATTACATTGACCGGCACTTTAATGGTGTCAACGTTTCCAGGCCTGAAGGCACCTACATGCTCTTTGCCGACTGCACCGACTGGTGTGCCGCCCATGGCAAAACAATCGAGGATGTGGAAAAAGCCTGCTGGGATGTCGGTGTTGCCGTCCAGGACGGCAGGATGTTTTTCGGTTCCTGTCACCTGAGAATGAATCTGGCCTCACCCCGTTCCCGCATAGAGGAAGCCTTCCGCCGAATGGATCGATACGTCTTCAACAGGTAA